One Bdellovibrio bacteriovorus str. Tiberius DNA segment encodes these proteins:
- a CDS encoding slipin family protein, producing the protein MEFIIGIIVIGGIIGSSMIKILNDWERGVVLRLGKAVGVRGPGLILLIPFVERMIKIDTRTITMDVQPQDVITKDNVSMQVNAVVYFKVISPMEAITKIEDYYFATSQLAQTTLRSVMGQYHLDDVLEHRDKINAALQVILDKATESWGIKVTMVEVKQIDLPKEMQRAMAREAEAERERRAKVISAEGEVQRAQKLQEASNTLAGSPSALQLAYLQTLTEIAGDKSNTILFPLPLDMIKPFMEMTKKEN; encoded by the coding sequence ATGGAATTTATAATTGGTATTATCGTCATCGGCGGTATCATCGGCAGCTCGATGATCAAGATTCTGAACGACTGGGAACGCGGTGTGGTTTTGCGTCTGGGTAAAGCTGTGGGCGTGCGTGGTCCGGGCTTGATTCTGTTGATTCCGTTCGTAGAGCGCATGATCAAGATCGACACTCGTACCATCACAATGGATGTTCAGCCTCAGGACGTTATCACGAAAGACAACGTATCCATGCAGGTGAATGCGGTTGTTTACTTCAAGGTGATTTCTCCGATGGAAGCGATCACAAAAATCGAAGACTATTACTTTGCAACCAGTCAGCTGGCGCAGACCACTTTGCGTTCTGTGATGGGTCAGTACCATCTTGATGACGTGCTGGAGCATCGTGACAAGATCAATGCCGCTTTGCAGGTGATCCTGGATAAGGCGACTGAATCCTGGGGAATCAAAGTGACGATGGTTGAAGTGAAACAAATCGACCTTCCAAAAGAAATGCAAAGAGCCATGGCCCGTGAAGCGGAAGCTGAGCGTGAGCGTCGTGCAAAAGTCATCAGCGCGGAAGGGGAAGTGCAGCGTGCGCAGAAGCTTCAGGAAGCTTCCAACACTCTGGCGGGATCTCCATCAGCCCTGCAATTGGCTTATTTGCAGACTTTGACGGAAATTGCTGGTGATAAATCCAACACGATCCTGTTCCCGTTGCCTCTAGACATGATTAAACCGTTCATGGAGATGACGAAAAAGGAAAACTAG
- a CDS encoding NfeD family protein: protein MKSLMLILFVSLLSVVAKADCTTAITINEAISASTSDYLERAEKRAVEDKCSSLYLRINTPGGSLQSTRLIVERILASPVPYLCLIAPRGGHAGSAGAIILQACHVNGGLTATNIGAATPILGTGEKTPEDLRKKLINDTVSWMEGVTKLRGRSLKFSKEIITEAKSLSSEVAHAEGALDILAATELEFLQQAQGRKVLLGEEKEPAIVAVHDLREFAPDLRYKVLSFVADPEFAYLLFMGSLALLYVEVTHPGLIAPGVIGGIGLVLSMVAFHKLDVTWGGLALILLGVAFLIAEMFIPSFGALGIGGLIAVFVGSVFLFDAQTTGYALPMSLIVSVVGVLGIFFLGLGYLAVKTIRLRTQDADAQMQSRDGVVMTVEANGHSGQVEIIGEIWKFVSEDPLVPGDRVHITGRQGLTLNVKKNK from the coding sequence ATGAAGTCTTTGATGCTGATCCTGTTTGTGTCTTTGCTGTCGGTGGTTGCCAAAGCGGACTGTACGACGGCGATCACTATCAACGAGGCCATCTCGGCCAGCACTTCTGATTATCTGGAACGCGCTGAAAAACGCGCCGTCGAAGATAAGTGCAGTTCATTGTATCTGCGTATCAACACACCGGGTGGCAGCCTGCAAAGCACGCGTCTGATTGTTGAACGCATTCTGGCGTCACCGGTTCCTTACCTGTGTCTGATTGCTCCTCGCGGGGGGCATGCGGGCAGTGCTGGGGCTATTATTCTGCAAGCTTGCCACGTGAACGGCGGATTGACTGCCACCAATATCGGCGCGGCGACGCCGATTCTGGGCACGGGTGAAAAGACGCCGGAAGATCTGCGCAAAAAACTTATCAACGACACCGTCAGCTGGATGGAAGGCGTGACCAAGCTTCGTGGTCGCAGTCTGAAGTTCTCAAAAGAAATCATCACAGAAGCGAAGTCTTTATCCAGCGAAGTGGCCCATGCTGAAGGCGCGTTGGATATTCTGGCCGCTACAGAGCTGGAGTTCCTGCAACAAGCTCAAGGCCGCAAGGTTCTGTTGGGTGAAGAAAAAGAGCCTGCCATCGTGGCCGTTCATGACTTGCGCGAATTTGCACCGGATCTTCGCTATAAGGTTTTAAGTTTTGTGGCTGATCCTGAATTTGCCTATTTGCTGTTCATGGGAAGTTTGGCTTTGTTGTATGTCGAAGTGACACATCCGGGATTGATCGCGCCCGGGGTGATCGGCGGGATCGGTCTGGTGCTTTCCATGGTGGCTTTCCACAAGCTGGATGTCACCTGGGGCGGGTTGGCTTTGATCTTGTTGGGTGTGGCATTCCTGATTGCTGAAATGTTCATCCCAAGCTTCGGTGCTTTGGGTATCGGCGGCCTGATTGCCGTGTTTGTGGGAAGTGTGTTTCTATTTGATGCGCAGACAACGGGGTATGCATTGCCAATGTCTTTGATTGTTTCAGTCGTGGGTGTTTTGGGGATTTTCTTTCTGGGCTTGGGGTATCTGGCGGTGAAAACCATCCGACTGCGCACTCAGGATGCGGATGCGCAGATGCAAAGCCGTGACGGCGTGGTGATGACCGTGGAAGCTAACGGGCACAGCGGGCAAGTTGAAATTATCGGCGAAATCTGGAAATTCGTTTCTGAAGATCCACTGGTTCCCGGCGATCGTGTGCATATCACGGGCCGCCAGGGTCTGACTTTGAATGTGAAAAAGAACAAATAA
- a CDS encoding site-specific tyrosine recombinase, with protein sequence MELPLWIDFFDELQNVRGRSQNTVMAYRRDLELYLEYRKTGKTVPGFYEFMKKNNLSTRSQARVISSLRTYFKFCETRGMKCPELRELRPPKVKVGLPKVLTPQEFQQLFDAAEVPDAVKTARNQLTLLFLYGLGCRVSELIGLNVIDFNQTDRWIKVLGKGNKERLVPLTEKLAENLTVYLKEHRPTLMKENSPSILINDRGHRPSRVDVWRWLAAWSARAGFAEPVNPHRFRHGCATALLESGADLRSIQMLLGHASIQTTQIYTNVTTNTMTKTIEEHHPLSQMVDADK encoded by the coding sequence ATGGAACTACCTCTTTGGATCGACTTCTTTGATGAACTGCAAAATGTACGAGGACGCTCCCAGAATACGGTGATGGCATATCGCCGCGATTTGGAACTCTATCTTGAGTACCGTAAAACCGGTAAAACGGTGCCGGGCTTTTATGAGTTTATGAAGAAAAACAATCTCTCCACACGCTCTCAGGCCCGTGTGATTTCTTCTTTGCGCACTTACTTTAAATTCTGTGAAACTCGCGGGATGAAATGCCCGGAGCTGCGTGAGCTGCGTCCACCAAAAGTGAAGGTGGGCCTGCCAAAGGTTCTGACTCCACAAGAGTTCCAGCAACTTTTTGATGCAGCGGAAGTTCCGGATGCGGTGAAAACCGCGCGCAATCAGCTGACGCTGTTGTTCCTTTATGGTTTGGGCTGCCGTGTGTCTGAATTGATCGGTTTGAATGTGATCGATTTCAATCAGACGGACCGTTGGATCAAGGTTTTGGGTAAGGGCAATAAAGAACGCCTGGTGCCTTTGACTGAAAAGCTGGCAGAAAATCTGACTGTTTATTTGAAAGAACATCGTCCGACGCTGATGAAAGAAAACAGCCCGTCGATTCTGATCAATGACCGTGGTCATCGTCCGTCCCGCGTGGACGTGTGGAGATGGCTGGCGGCGTGGTCGGCTCGCGCTGGTTTTGCTGAACCGGTGAATCCGCACAGATTCCGTCATGGTTGTGCGACGGCTTTGCTGGAAAGCGGAGCGGATCTTCGTTCCATTCAGATGCTGCTGGGACATGCTAGCATCCAGACGACGCAGATTTACACGAACGTTACCACCAACACGATGACCAAAACCATCGAAGAACACCATCCGCTTTCGCAGATGGTTGATGCGGATAAATAG
- a CDS encoding SpoIID/LytB domain-containing protein — MKLVFAALIFSIGLVSFTSEARADKEIVRVRLSSVAGKISFNGTGLQFQNLTQNFRPVAIPNSSSAEVRVLSKGSKKIWALRINNKDPEHLFTDKYLMIQGHNLRAGSQALPSRVLLNLNSERQIDVIGVMPLDEYITGVLASEMPLSWPLETLKAQAVAARSYALAVISERKDKAYHLESSVLDQVFRHVVAEDRKSPLIQKALQAVESTQGIKLLGNKDRVLKAFYHSDCGGKTTTSKNVWNYGVNTGVVVDSSCPTNPRGHWKLALTKMDLQKRLKVEDFSDLRLERNPADQRIKSVRVAFNGLPDKVISANDFRQALGFQDLRSALFDMKQNGDQFLFEGRGFGHGVGLCQWGSRALGQKGYSFRQILKHYYPLAGLSGATLVAQEAVQK; from the coding sequence GTGAAGCTCGTTTTTGCAGCGTTGATCTTCAGCATTGGTTTGGTCAGTTTCACCTCAGAGGCCCGCGCGGATAAAGAAATTGTTCGTGTGCGCTTAAGTTCCGTGGCCGGAAAAATCTCTTTCAACGGGACGGGTTTGCAGTTTCAAAATCTGACCCAGAATTTCCGCCCGGTGGCGATTCCTAATTCCTCTTCTGCCGAAGTGCGAGTGCTTTCAAAAGGCTCAAAAAAAATCTGGGCCCTTCGTATCAATAACAAAGACCCTGAGCATCTTTTTACCGACAAGTACCTGATGATTCAGGGGCACAACCTGCGTGCCGGATCCCAGGCGCTGCCAAGCCGGGTTTTGCTGAACTTAAATTCTGAAAGACAGATTGATGTTATCGGCGTGATGCCGCTGGATGAATATATCACGGGTGTGCTGGCCAGTGAAATGCCCTTGTCCTGGCCGTTGGAAACCCTGAAGGCTCAGGCGGTGGCGGCAAGATCCTATGCGCTGGCGGTGATCAGCGAACGCAAAGACAAAGCCTATCATCTGGAAAGCAGTGTGCTGGATCAGGTTTTTCGTCATGTGGTGGCGGAAGATCGTAAAAGCCCGTTGATTCAAAAAGCTTTGCAGGCGGTAGAGTCCACCCAAGGGATCAAACTTTTGGGGAATAAAGACCGCGTGCTGAAGGCCTTCTATCATTCTGACTGCGGTGGCAAAACCACGACGTCCAAGAATGTCTGGAACTATGGTGTGAACACCGGAGTGGTGGTGGACAGCTCTTGTCCCACGAACCCGCGCGGCCACTGGAAGTTGGCACTGACGAAAATGGATCTGCAAAAGCGTTTGAAGGTTGAAGATTTCAGTGATTTGCGGTTGGAACGAAATCCTGCAGATCAAAGAATCAAGTCTGTGCGTGTGGCTTTCAATGGGCTGCCGGATAAGGTGATTTCAGCCAATGACTTCCGTCAGGCTTTGGGTTTTCAGGATCTGCGCAGTGCTTTGTTTGATATGAAGCAAAACGGGGATCAATTCCTGTTTGAGGGCCGTGGTTTTGGTCATGGCGTGGGATTGTGTCAGTGGGGAAGTCGTGCTTTGGGGCAGAAGGGGTATTCCTTCCGGCAGATCTTAAAACACTATTATCCATTGGCGGGCTTGAGTGGTGCAACGCTCGTTGCACAAGAGGCCGTTCAGAAATAA
- the uvrC gene encoding excinuclease ABC subunit UvrC, whose amino-acid sequence MASSKFEEVRDKVKEFPTQSGVYLMKNTADKIIYIGKAKNLRSRVRSYFNDSKDHSPKTRLLVSNICEVEYILTKTEVEAFLLEASLIKKHRPKYNIRLRDDKAYPYIRFSWGDQAPRLYLARKVKKDGSLYFGPYTSGLAVHGTIKFLNRTFKIRDCTDAVFKSRTRPCMTYQIGRCTAPCVKYISMEDYRNEVEGAKLFLKGQNKKVIKTMTEKMRGAADEERFEVAARLRDSIESIKAILQKQAVINDTSEKDQDALGYYGDERGCLIETVHIRAGRVIGTRPHYLPHFDPNDAVEDPREWLVDFLNQYYEDNFIPDEVLLPLDIGSDLTKLMEEVLKERSGSKATVRFATDERGRNLVEMAHENAKSHFLKYVSKSEEKLRGLEEIKERFNLPERPRRIECYDISTFQGAETVASQVVFEDGVPAKEHYRRYKIKTVQGINDFASMYEVLSRRFKHTEYDDPHLIVIDGGKGQLSQAMKILEEIGRKDIPVVGLAKARTESDFQKQEVESTEERFFLPGRSNPVIFKHNAEALYILSGIRDEAHRFAITYHRKLREGTSLESELDYVVGLGEKRKKVLLTQFNSVDEIKMADAEEIAKLKGFNRVLAERILLQLNESEEEETEVEE is encoded by the coding sequence ATGGCCTCAAGTAAGTTCGAGGAAGTGCGCGACAAGGTAAAAGAGTTTCCGACGCAAAGTGGTGTTTATCTGATGAAAAACACCGCCGATAAGATCATCTATATCGGTAAAGCGAAGAATCTTAGAAGCCGTGTGCGCAGCTACTTTAACGACAGCAAGGATCACAGTCCCAAGACGCGTTTGCTGGTCTCGAACATCTGCGAAGTTGAATACATTCTGACTAAAACCGAGGTCGAGGCGTTTTTGCTGGAAGCCTCGCTGATTAAAAAACACCGCCCTAAATACAATATCCGTCTGCGCGATGATAAGGCCTATCCTTACATTCGCTTTAGCTGGGGTGATCAGGCGCCAAGGCTGTATCTGGCGCGCAAGGTGAAAAAAGACGGGTCCCTTTATTTTGGTCCCTACACCTCAGGTCTGGCCGTGCATGGCACGATCAAGTTTCTAAACAGAACCTTTAAAATCCGCGATTGCACCGATGCAGTCTTTAAATCCCGCACACGTCCATGCATGACCTACCAGATCGGCCGTTGTACAGCGCCTTGTGTGAAGTACATCTCAATGGAAGATTATCGCAACGAGGTCGAAGGGGCGAAGCTGTTCCTGAAAGGCCAGAACAAGAAGGTCATTAAAACCATGACCGAAAAAATGAGAGGCGCCGCTGACGAGGAAAGATTCGAAGTCGCCGCGCGCCTGCGGGACTCCATTGAATCCATTAAAGCCATCTTGCAAAAACAGGCGGTCATCAATGACACCTCGGAAAAAGACCAGGATGCTCTGGGGTACTATGGGGATGAACGTGGCTGTTTGATTGAAACCGTCCACATCCGTGCCGGACGTGTTATAGGAACAAGGCCGCATTATCTGCCGCACTTTGATCCGAATGATGCGGTTGAAGATCCACGCGAATGGCTGGTGGACTTCCTGAATCAGTACTATGAAGACAACTTCATACCGGACGAGGTTTTACTGCCACTGGATATCGGCAGCGACCTGACCAAGCTGATGGAAGAAGTTCTAAAAGAACGCTCGGGCAGCAAGGCTACTGTCAGATTTGCCACTGATGAGCGCGGCCGCAATCTGGTTGAAATGGCCCATGAAAACGCCAAGTCGCATTTCTTGAAATACGTTTCGAAGTCCGAAGAAAAGCTGCGTGGTTTGGAAGAAATCAAAGAACGCTTCAATCTGCCGGAACGTCCGCGCCGTATTGAGTGTTATGATATCTCTACCTTCCAGGGGGCTGAAACCGTGGCCTCGCAGGTGGTGTTTGAGGACGGGGTTCCGGCCAAAGAACATTATCGTCGTTATAAGATTAAAACCGTTCAGGGCATCAATGACTTTGCCTCGATGTACGAGGTTCTAAGTCGTCGCTTCAAGCATACGGAATATGATGATCCACATTTGATCGTGATCGACGGTGGCAAGGGGCAGCTGTCCCAGGCCATGAAGATTCTGGAAGAAATCGGCCGCAAGGACATTCCCGTGGTGGGCTTGGCCAAGGCGCGCACTGAAAGTGACTTCCAGAAACAGGAAGTCGAATCCACGGAAGAGCGCTTCTTCTTGCCGGGTCGGTCCAATCCGGTGATCTTTAAGCACAATGCCGAGGCCTTGTACATTCTTTCGGGCATCCGTGATGAAGCCCATCGTTTTGCCATCACCTACCACCGCAAGTTGCGTGAGGGCACGTCGCTTGAAAGTGAGCTGGATTACGTCGTGGGTTTGGGGGAAAAAAGAAAGAAAGTTCTTTTGACTCAGTTCAACTCTGTTGATGAAATCAAAATGGCTGATGCCGAGGAAATCGCAAAACTGAAGGGCTTTAACCGGGTCCTGGCCGAGCGTATTTTACTGCAACTGAACGAAAGCGAAGAAGAAGAAACTGAGGTTGAAGAGTGA
- the uvrB gene encoding excinuclease ABC subunit UvrB, protein MASAYKKNFQLVSEFKPSGDQPKAIEQIAENFTAGLKHQTLLGVTGSGKTFTMAHTIANLNQPALVLAPNKTLAAQLYAEFKELFPHNAVEYFVSYYDYYQPEAYIPSTDTYIEKDSAINEQIDRMRHSATRSLFDRRDVIIVSSVSCIYGLGSPEAYEGMMIQIVSNTSMKRDHLLRELIRIQYQRNNVDFSRGTVRVRGDNVEIFPPYEEERAVRVEFFGDYIERLSWIDPLTGQILEEIDQIGIYPGSHHVTSDDSLKRAIKTIQDELRDRLVQLNQEMKLLEAQRLEQRTYYDIEMMEQMGFCQGIENYSRHMTGRGPGEPPPTLLEYFPKDFVTFIDESHVTVPQIGGMYRGDRARKMNLVEHGFRLPSALDNRPLNFQEFETMMDKVVYVSATPGTYELQKSEGVIVEQIIRPTGLIDPVVEVRPVKHQVDDLLKEIRIRVAKQERVLITTLTKRSAEDLTEYYENLGIKVKYLHSEIDTMERMEILRDLRLGVFDVLVGINLLREGLDIPEVSLVGITDADKEGFLRSERSLVQTIGRAARNLNGRVILYGDIITESMAKAMNETDRRRRIQSEYNEANGITPQSVKKRIRDGLGEMFDGTVSTPLGGENKSAAILNKFAQQPEKIQQEINKLRARMKELSANLEFEEAAKIRDEIKRLQIVELNVRSGEIEQESAEVVKNGLK, encoded by the coding sequence ATGGCCTCAGCATATAAAAAGAACTTTCAATTGGTGTCCGAGTTTAAACCTTCCGGTGATCAGCCGAAAGCAATTGAGCAGATTGCTGAAAACTTCACCGCAGGGTTGAAGCATCAAACACTGCTGGGGGTGACCGGGTCGGGTAAGACCTTCACGATGGCTCACACTATTGCTAATTTGAATCAGCCCGCGCTGGTGTTGGCTCCGAATAAAACTCTGGCGGCTCAGCTTTATGCTGAATTCAAAGAACTGTTCCCGCATAATGCCGTGGAATACTTTGTCAGCTATTACGACTACTATCAGCCTGAAGCTTATATTCCCTCCACTGACACGTATATCGAAAAGGACTCGGCGATCAACGAACAAATCGATCGCATGCGCCACTCGGCGACGCGTTCGTTGTTTGATCGTCGTGATGTGATCATCGTTAGCTCTGTATCGTGCATTTATGGTTTGGGTTCGCCAGAGGCCTATGAAGGCATGATGATCCAAATCGTGTCCAACACCTCGATGAAGCGCGATCATTTGCTGCGAGAATTGATCCGTATTCAGTATCAGCGTAACAACGTGGACTTCTCGCGCGGAACGGTGCGCGTGCGCGGGGACAATGTCGAGATTTTCCCGCCGTATGAAGAAGAGCGCGCCGTGCGTGTCGAATTCTTTGGCGACTATATCGAGCGTCTTTCGTGGATTGATCCATTGACCGGGCAGATCCTGGAAGAAATTGACCAAATCGGTATTTATCCGGGAAGTCACCACGTCACCAGTGATGACTCTTTAAAACGTGCCATTAAGACCATTCAGGATGAATTGCGTGATCGCCTGGTGCAGCTGAATCAGGAAATGAAACTGCTTGAAGCCCAGCGTTTGGAACAAAGAACCTATTACGACATCGAGATGATGGAACAAATGGGTTTCTGTCAGGGGATCGAAAACTATTCCCGCCACATGACGGGCCGTGGGCCGGGGGAGCCACCTCCGACGCTGCTTGAATACTTCCCCAAAGACTTTGTCACCTTTATCGACGAGTCCCACGTCACCGTGCCTCAAATCGGAGGGATGTATCGTGGGGACCGTGCGCGAAAAATGAATCTGGTTGAACACGGCTTCCGCCTGCCGTCGGCATTGGACAATCGTCCTTTGAACTTCCAGGAATTTGAAACCATGATGGACAAGGTTGTCTATGTCTCAGCGACGCCTGGAACTTATGAACTGCAAAAATCCGAAGGGGTTATTGTCGAGCAGATCATTCGACCGACGGGCCTGATTGATCCGGTCGTGGAAGTTCGCCCGGTGAAACATCAGGTCGATGACCTGCTGAAAGAAATCCGCATCCGCGTTGCCAAGCAAGAGCGTGTCTTGATCACAACCCTGACTAAGCGTTCGGCTGAAGATCTGACCGAGTACTATGAAAATCTGGGCATCAAAGTAAAGTATCTGCACAGCGAGATCGACACCATGGAACGTATGGAAATCCTGCGCGATTTGCGTTTGGGTGTTTTCGACGTTCTGGTGGGGATCAACTTGTTGCGAGAAGGCCTGGATATCCCTGAAGTCAGCCTTGTGGGTATCACCGATGCCGATAAAGAGGGCTTCCTGCGTTCGGAAAGATCATTGGTGCAGACCATCGGTCGTGCGGCCCGTAACTTGAATGGCCGCGTGATTCTTTACGGGGACATTATCACTGAAAGCATGGCAAAAGCCATGAATGAAACCGACCGTCGTCGTCGTATTCAGAGTGAATACAACGAAGCCAATGGCATTACCCCGCAGTCGGTGAAAAAACGCATCCGTGATGGTCTGGGTGAAATGTTTGACGGAACGGTTTCCACACCGTTGGGTGGTGAAAACAAGTCCGCTGCCATTTTAAACAAATTTGCACAGCAGCCTGAAAAGATCCAGCAAGAGATCAACAAACTTCGTGCCCGCATGAAAGAGCTTTCTGCGAACCTCGAGTTTGAGGAAGCGGCCAAGATCCGCGACGAAATCAAACGTCTGCAGATTGTGGAGCTGAACGTGCGAAGTGGAGAGATCGAGCAGGAAAGTGCGGAGGTCGTCAAGAATGGCCTCAAGTAA
- a CDS encoding MFS transporter, whose product MNESVWSPMKISIYRSFWICAFLSNLGTWIQDVAASWVMTHLSTSPLIISLLSFTGSLPVLFFSIPSGYLSDLGHRRKLLLFAQGLMCFAAGLLAYLVWTEQVTEVSLLGLSLIMGVGFALSNPAFQSVLTDLVPNAMQAQAVLVYYMGINITRVLGPTLGGGILSGFGPSSAFVVNSVSYLGLILFFWKWPVPQTVETQKQKIRIQESDWKPLLSLHNMKLWVEIFLVTFFASSLWALYPTRGRIELQLSSLQYGSLLGFLGLGACVSAFLSGKIMHPDRTQKSLAGSYIIYAVGILLLGLAPGYMLMCAAMFCGGVGWLVLSTLMNMSSRQITGASQLKATMLGVFLAVFYAGMALGAISWGAVARVGSTSVALVMASVGLGLIGFYKGLKDFTRA is encoded by the coding sequence ATGAACGAATCAGTCTGGTCTCCGATGAAAATTTCCATCTATCGATCCTTCTGGATCTGTGCCTTTTTATCGAATCTGGGAACCTGGATTCAGGATGTGGCGGCCAGCTGGGTGATGACACATTTATCGACGTCACCGCTGATTATTTCTTTGCTGTCGTTCACGGGCAGTTTGCCTGTGTTGTTCTTCAGTATCCCTTCCGGCTATTTGTCGGATCTGGGGCATCGTCGAAAATTGCTTTTATTTGCGCAAGGTCTGATGTGTTTTGCCGCGGGTCTTTTGGCGTATCTGGTTTGGACAGAACAAGTCACCGAAGTCAGTTTGCTGGGGTTGTCGCTGATCATGGGTGTGGGATTCGCACTTTCCAATCCCGCGTTTCAGTCCGTGCTGACTGATCTTGTTCCCAATGCCATGCAGGCGCAGGCGGTGCTTGTGTACTACATGGGGATTAACATCACGCGAGTTCTGGGGCCCACACTGGGTGGCGGTATCTTAAGTGGTTTTGGTCCCAGCAGTGCCTTTGTGGTGAACAGTGTTTCTTACCTGGGATTGATTCTGTTTTTCTGGAAGTGGCCAGTGCCGCAAACCGTGGAAACCCAAAAGCAAAAAATCCGCATTCAGGAAAGTGACTGGAAGCCGTTGTTGTCATTGCATAACATGAAACTGTGGGTGGAAATTTTCCTGGTCACTTTCTTTGCGTCTTCGTTGTGGGCGCTTTATCCGACACGCGGGCGTATCGAGCTGCAACTAAGCTCGCTGCAATACGGATCACTTCTGGGATTCCTTGGGCTTGGTGCCTGCGTCAGTGCTTTCTTGTCAGGAAAGATCATGCATCCGGATCGCACTCAAAAATCCTTGGCGGGATCGTATATTATTTATGCCGTGGGGATTTTGTTGTTGGGTCTTGCACCCGGTTACATGCTGATGTGTGCAGCGATGTTCTGTGGCGGGGTGGGTTGGCTGGTGCTTTCCACTTTGATGAACATGAGTTCTCGGCAAATCACCGGAGCTTCGCAATTGAAGGCGACAATGCTGGGGGTGTTCTTGGCGGTGTTCTATGCTGGCATGGCGTTGGGGGCGATTTCCTGGGGAGCCGTGGCGCGTGTAGGTTCCACAAGTGTGGCCCTTGTCATGGCTTCCGTGGGTTTGGGGCTGATTGGATTTTACAAAGGGCTTAAAGATTTCACTCGCGCTTAG
- the murJ gene encoding murein biosynthesis integral membrane protein MurJ produces the protein MGLGIFLSRIAGLVRERVFAHYFGNSDAGDAFKAALKIPNFLQNLFGEGVLSASFIPVYAQLLAKKHDEDAAKVASVIGSLLFLMTSGLVLLGVLATPFLIDVIAPGFTGEKRDLTIQIVQILFPGTGFLVMSAWCLGILNSHRKFFLSYVAPVIWNLAIIAALVMWGGKQGQFDLAVTVAWGLVAGSFLQFAVQLPSALRLGRKISPSLDLKLTSVRTVVKNFVPVVFSRGVVQVSAYIDNVLASLLPTGAVSALAYAQTLYLLPVSLFGMSVSAAELPAMSQATGSDEEIRHYLQGRLNKGLEQIAFFIIPSVAGFLILGDLIVGAVFQTGEFTAQNTHYVWMVLVGYTLGLLASTLGRLYSSTFFSLKDTKTPLQFAIVRVIFATLLGAMLGFYVPQALGLDSQWGTAGLTAAAGMAGWIEFYLLRKALNKRIGRTGLSLRFQGKVWLMALIGAGAGALVAKGLLDASMHVIARAAVALSVYGLLYFILGYFLKVEQAHSLLQKVLRRIR, from the coding sequence GTGGGACTGGGGATATTTTTAAGCCGTATCGCGGGTCTTGTCCGTGAAAGGGTCTTTGCCCACTACTTCGGAAATTCTGATGCCGGGGACGCCTTCAAGGCCGCTTTAAAAATTCCCAATTTCCTGCAAAATCTTTTCGGTGAAGGCGTGCTGTCCGCAAGCTTTATCCCGGTCTATGCCCAGTTGCTGGCAAAAAAACACGATGAAGACGCTGCCAAAGTGGCGTCGGTCATTGGCAGTTTGTTGTTCCTGATGACTTCAGGTCTGGTGCTGTTGGGTGTGCTGGCGACACCATTTTTGATTGATGTGATTGCGCCGGGGTTTACCGGTGAAAAGCGGGATCTGACCATTCAAATCGTCCAGATCCTGTTCCCGGGCACGGGTTTCTTGGTAATGTCGGCCTGGTGTCTGGGGATTTTAAATTCCCATCGCAAGTTCTTCCTTTCTTATGTGGCGCCGGTGATCTGGAACTTGGCGATTATCGCAGCGCTTGTGATGTGGGGTGGGAAGCAAGGTCAGTTTGATCTGGCCGTCACGGTGGCTTGGGGCCTTGTGGCCGGAAGCTTTCTGCAATTTGCAGTGCAGTTGCCGTCGGCGTTGCGTTTGGGAAGAAAGATTTCTCCGTCTTTGGATTTGAAACTTACTTCTGTTCGCACGGTGGTGAAGAACTTTGTGCCGGTGGTGTTTTCCCGCGGGGTGGTTCAGGTCAGTGCCTATATCGATAACGTACTGGCAAGTTTGCTGCCAACCGGAGCGGTATCCGCGTTGGCTTATGCGCAGACCTTGTATCTGTTGCCAGTAAGCCTTTTTGGTATGAGTGTCTCGGCCGCCGAGCTGCCGGCGATGTCCCAAGCGACAGGTTCTGACGAAGAGATCCGTCACTATCTGCAAGGGCGCCTGAACAAGGGGCTTGAACAGATCGCGTTCTTTATTATTCCGTCGGTGGCGGGTTTCCTGATTTTGGGGGATCTGATTGTCGGCGCTGTTTTCCAGACTGGTGAATTCACTGCACAGAACACCCATTATGTGTGGATGGTGCTGGTGGGATACACCTTGGGCTTATTGGCCTCCACCCTGGGACGTTTGTATTCCTCGACGTTCTTTTCTTTGAAAGACACCAAGACACCGCTGCAATTTGCAATTGTGCGTGTGATCTTTGCGACCTTGCTGGGCGCGATGCTGGGGTTCTATGTGCCCCAGGCGTTGGGTCTTGATTCTCAGTGGGGAACAGCAGGTCTGACCGCGGCTGCGGGGATGGCGGGTTGGATTGAATTCTATCTTTTGCGCAAGGCCTTGAATAAACGCATCGGTCGCACTGGATTGTCTTTAAGATTCCAGGGTAAAGTGTGGCTGATGGCTTTGATTGGGGCGGGTGCCGGCGCGCTCGTTGCCAAGGGTTTGCTCGATGCTTCAATGCACGTCATTGCGCGTGCGGCAGTGGCACTTTCGGTCTATGGCCTGCTCTACTTCATATTGGGTTATTTCTTGAAAGTAGAGCAAGCACACAGTTTGCTGCAGAAAGTTCTGCGCCGAATTCGTTAA